The following coding sequences are from one candidate division KSB1 bacterium window:
- a CDS encoding glycoside hydrolase family 88 protein → MKFIFSKHGFVFIKTLLVGQTILLAALFTIRCAKKAQPPQEVPEQDYKNRSIKETLSVVAHRQLRELGDGEYKRGDWAAVEASRPPKGVDWQYPWGVTLYGLLYANEKVLQDPKILSFVRQHNEIAARQYDYLSWQVKTFGKYVNPAGLEELMKLYMLDHCGAMAAQMLEGILRHQIRPTPEIEALLHRVAEFISHQQSRLPNGVFWRPESHAGASLWIDDLYMSCPFLVRWHQYTGEQKYLDDAAAQIIGFASYTQDTDGLWYHGYFFDQNQRSPYKWGRANGWVVVATVEVLSAMPANHPERGKVLAIFQKQVEGLVSYQAASGLWHQVLDHRELWEETSCSAMFAYAIARAVNRGWIEKDYLNIAQKTFAGLNSRITRDGALIGVCQGTSIGENLDYYLTRQRPFDDDHGHGAVLLALTELIVAQNQ, encoded by the coding sequence ATGAAGTTCATTTTCTCAAAGCACGGATTCGTTTTCATCAAAACCCTCTTGGTTGGGCAGACTATCTTGCTGGCGGCTTTATTCACGATCCGTTGCGCTAAAAAAGCACAGCCGCCGCAGGAAGTGCCGGAGCAGGACTACAAAAACCGTTCGATCAAAGAGACGTTGAGCGTTGTTGCCCATCGTCAACTGCGCGAATTAGGCGACGGCGAATACAAACGCGGCGATTGGGCTGCGGTGGAGGCCTCCCGACCGCCCAAAGGTGTGGATTGGCAATATCCCTGGGGCGTCACGCTTTATGGCTTGTTGTATGCCAATGAAAAGGTTTTGCAGGATCCCAAAATCTTGTCGTTTGTGCGGCAACATAATGAGATTGCCGCTCGCCAATATGATTATTTGAGCTGGCAGGTGAAAACCTTCGGCAAATACGTGAATCCGGCCGGGCTGGAAGAATTGATGAAGCTTTACATGCTGGATCACTGCGGGGCGATGGCGGCGCAGATGCTGGAGGGCATCCTTCGCCATCAAATTCGCCCAACGCCGGAAATCGAAGCGCTGTTGCATCGCGTGGCGGAATTTATTTCTCATCAGCAAAGCCGATTGCCGAATGGCGTTTTCTGGCGGCCGGAATCGCACGCCGGCGCGAGTCTCTGGATCGACGATCTTTACATGAGCTGCCCGTTTCTGGTGCGATGGCATCAATATACCGGCGAGCAAAAATATCTCGACGACGCCGCCGCGCAGATCATCGGTTTTGCTTCATACACGCAGGACACCGACGGCCTGTGGTATCACGGCTATTTTTTTGATCAGAATCAGCGCTCGCCGTACAAATGGGGACGCGCCAACGGCTGGGTTGTTGTCGCCACGGTCGAGGTTTTGTCGGCCATGCCGGCCAATCATCCGGAACGCGGAAAAGTGTTGGCGATTTTCCAAAAACAAGTTGAAGGGCTGGTTTCTTATCAAGCAGCGTCGGGGCTTTGGCATCAGGTGCTGGATCATCGCGAGTTGTGGGAGGAGACCTCTTGCAGCGCCATGTTTGCCTACGCTATCGCGCGGGCGGTGAATCGCGGCTGGATTGAAAAGGATTACCTAAACATTGCTCAAAAAACTTTTGCCGGCCTCAACAGCCGCATCACCCGCGACGGCGCCCTCATCGGCGTCTGTCAAGGCACGAGCATCGGCGAGAATCTCGATTACTACCTCACTCGCCAGCGGCCTTTTGACGACGATCATGGGCACGGCGCCGTGCTTTTGGCGCTAACGGAACTGATCGTCGCGCAAAATCAATAA
- a CDS encoding S8 family serine peptidase has product MKSRWTLVVFFLLALVFSAQVKQDKQPEFVPGEFIVKWKTGFAALSADTLMRAMSATEIMTFPEIGAALVKAPVSGDVATFSTRLENDPRIEYIEPNYIYRASGIPNDSRFSELWGMNNTGQTGGTNDADIDAPEAWDIQTGSDSVLIAVIDTGVDYNHPDLAANMWTNPDEIPNNGLDDDNNGYLDDVRGWDFVNRDNDPMDDNLHGTHVAGTIGAVGNNGEGVAGVNWRVKIMPLKFLGGDGSGTLANAISAILYGANKKARVMNNSWGGGGFSQALLDAINYANNAGALFVAAAGNDGSDNDQSPNYPSNYDAPNVLAVAAIDHQGNLAVFGNGGGGICGCQNNVIGLPGSNFGATTVDLAAPGKDILSTAPNNGYVKLSGTSMATPHVAGVAGLVFAQFPSWTHLQVKDRLLATVETSSALQGKMVTGGRVNAHRALTGTTSNAD; this is encoded by the coding sequence ATGAAAAGCCGATGGACCCTTGTTGTTTTTTTCTTGCTGGCTCTGGTTTTCAGCGCTCAGGTTAAACAGGACAAGCAACCTGAATTTGTGCCGGGTGAATTTATCGTCAAATGGAAAACCGGCTTTGCCGCGCTTTCCGCCGACACCTTGATGCGCGCGATGTCGGCAACTGAGATCATGACGTTTCCCGAGATCGGCGCGGCGCTGGTGAAAGCGCCGGTCTCGGGCGACGTGGCAACATTCTCCACTCGACTGGAAAACGATCCCCGTATCGAATATATCGAGCCAAATTACATCTATCGCGCCAGCGGCATTCCCAACGATTCGCGCTTTAGCGAGTTGTGGGGCATGAACAACACCGGCCAAACCGGCGGCACGAACGACGCGGACATCGACGCGCCCGAGGCATGGGACATCCAAACCGGCAGCGATTCGGTCTTGATTGCCGTGATCGACACTGGCGTCGATTACAACCATCCCGATCTCGCCGCCAATATGTGGACGAATCCTGATGAAATTCCCAATAACGGTCTGGATGACGATAACAACGGTTACCTCGACGACGTTCGCGGCTGGGATTTTGTGAACCGCGACAACGATCCCATGGATGACAATCTGCACGGCACCCACGTTGCAGGTACCATCGGTGCAGTGGGGAACAACGGCGAGGGGGTGGCTGGGGTGAATTGGCGGGTGAAAATTATGCCGCTGAAATTTTTGGGCGGCGACGGCTCGGGGACGCTGGCGAACGCGATTTCCGCCATTCTCTACGGCGCGAATAAAAAGGCGCGGGTGATGAACAACAGTTGGGGCGGTGGCGGTTTTTCCCAGGCGCTGCTCGACGCGATCAACTACGCCAACAACGCCGGAGCGCTTTTCGTCGCTGCTGCCGGCAATGACGGCAGCGACAACGATCAATCGCCCAACTATCCCTCGAATTACGACGCGCCGAATGTGCTCGCCGTAGCCGCGATCGATCACCAGGGCAATTTGGCCGTCTTCGGCAACGGCGGTGGCGGCATCTGCGGCTGTCAAAACAACGTAATCGGCTTGCCGGGATCGAACTTCGGCGCCACCACGGTCGATCTCGCCGCGCCCGGCAAAGATATTTTGAGCACCGCCCCCAACAACGGCTATGTGAAATTGTCGGGCACCTCAATGGCTACCCCGCATGTCGCCGGCGTCGCCGGCTTGGTGTTCGCGCAATTTCCAAGCTGGACCCATCTGCAAGTGAAAGACCGGCTGCTGGCGACGGTGGAAACTTCATCGGCCTTGCAAGGCAAGATGGTCACCGGCGGCCGTGTCAACGCACATCGCGCCTTGACCGGAACGACGTCGAATGCGGATTAG
- a CDS encoding alpha/beta hydrolase: MIQDRFLVRAATWICLTTALAHGLGLHAGEELTTPRLRNGTFKARVNNVEISYTVSGSGPAIFVQGGGWGPDSRLYRNTLKFLETSYTLVYIDPRGTGEAAPIADLAQLTSDLMADDLEALRQHLGLARIVVLGHAHGGFIAMKYALKYPSRLSQLILVACVLLPNLEEDTRAVNENLQRHPRRKDPGWETAMVKFKNEYEARTVEEIQENLRATAVLYFHYYSQSHRANFEKAITESKISLSNFQQFVRNDWLNYDLNGEESRLATPALLLYGVSDPYFIRASARRLHFTLRNSKLELFERSGHYPWIEEPQHFAEVVKAFLNHPVPAPVASKTPREAPQDQ, encoded by the coding sequence ATGATTCAGGACAGATTTCTCGTGCGCGCGGCGACGTGGATTTGTTTGACCACAGCGTTAGCGCACGGCCTGGGGCTTCATGCGGGTGAAGAATTAACCACACCCCGGCTGCGCAATGGAACCTTCAAGGCGCGGGTGAACAACGTCGAGATTTCTTACACCGTCAGTGGCAGCGGCCCGGCGATTTTCGTGCAAGGCGGCGGCTGGGGGCCGGATTCACGGCTGTACCGCAACACGCTCAAATTCCTCGAAACCAGTTACACGCTGGTCTACATCGACCCGCGCGGCACCGGCGAGGCCGCGCCGATTGCCGATCTTGCGCAGCTTACAAGCGATTTAATGGCTGACGATCTCGAGGCGCTGCGGCAGCATCTGGGCTTGGCGCGAATCGTCGTGCTCGGTCACGCGCACGGCGGCTTCATCGCCATGAAATACGCTTTGAAATATCCCTCGCGTTTGTCGCAGTTGATTTTGGTCGCTTGCGTCTTGCTGCCCAATTTGGAAGAAGACACCCGCGCGGTGAATGAAAACTTGCAGCGCCATCCGCGGCGCAAAGATCCAGGCTGGGAAACGGCAATGGTCAAATTCAAAAATGAATACGAGGCCCGCACCGTTGAGGAGATTCAGGAAAATCTCCGCGCCACCGCCGTTCTCTATTTCCATTATTACAGCCAATCACACCGTGCCAATTTTGAAAAAGCCATCACCGAAAGCAAAATTTCCCTGAGCAATTTCCAGCAGTTCGTGCGCAACGATTGGCTCAACTACGATCTCAACGGCGAGGAGTCACGTCTCGCCACGCCGGCGCTGCTGCTTTACGGTGTTTCTGATCCGTATTTCATCCGCGCCTCGGCCCGGCGCCTGCATTTTACGCTCCGCAATTCCAAGCTCGAACTGTTCGAGCGCAGCGGCCACTATCCTTGGATCGAAGAGCCACAGCATTTCGCCGAGGTCGTGAAAGCCTTTTTGAATCATCCGGTGCCGGCGCCGGTGGCCTCCAAAACGCCAAGGGAAGCGCCGCAGGATCAATGA